Proteins from a single region of Chryseobacterium sp. T16E-39:
- a CDS encoding Crp/Fnr family transcriptional regulator — MLIKEELLMNYGAKIVNFTKGKYVFKENDDVVSYFQISTGSAKIVGEKKAGREFIHNISIQGDCLGALFLFLKHPYSVSAIAMENSRIIKLERLGFDLMLKDNPKILLDLYKYTAEDMHYTYLMKGFALESPSEKITNLFNYLKKSKPPTDSYQVLLTRQQIASLTGLRVETVIRTIKKLQNLGILLIINRKIFY; from the coding sequence ATGCTGATAAAAGAGGAGCTTTTGATGAACTATGGAGCTAAAATTGTAAATTTTACAAAGGGAAAATATGTATTTAAAGAAAATGATGACGTAGTCTCTTATTTTCAAATTTCAACAGGAAGTGCAAAGATTGTCGGTGAGAAAAAAGCGGGTCGTGAATTTATTCACAACATTTCTATTCAAGGTGATTGTCTAGGAGCACTGTTCCTGTTCTTAAAACACCCATATTCTGTAAGTGCCATTGCAATGGAAAATTCTAGGATAATCAAATTGGAAAGATTGGGCTTTGATTTAATGCTAAAAGATAATCCCAAAATACTGTTAGATTTATACAAATATACCGCAGAAGATATGCATTATACCTACCTGATGAAAGGATTTGCATTAGAAAGCCCGTCAGAAAAAATAACGAATCTATTCAACTACTTAAAAAAATCAAAACCTCCGACTGATTCTTATCAAGTATTGCTCACCAGACAGCAAATTGCATCGCTAACAGGATTACGAGTGGAAACTGTTATAAGAACAATAAAAAAACTGCAAAATCTAGGAATACTCCTGATTATCAATCGCAAAATATTTTATTAA
- a CDS encoding beta-1,6-N-acetylglucosaminyltransferase yields MQTMALQSQPSTRASHSPLSSQIRIAYFIMIHHKPDTFKAMFEKIYTRDQFYLIHIDRKAKEEFTEEIQQYLIHFPNVYILESMNIVAGGFSMIQAELNAMEYLLNVSHDWDYFINLSGEDSPLKSQNIIRQFLTVNNGRNYLFYYDQKFYRPDTLQRIQNHFTELTHKISSFIYKREFMTEVTPYIGGKWLILTRETCVFLTNNKRVMDFEDYYLHTLLPAESFFQTVLLNTAFSDIIVNDDKRAVIEKTFFNKDQYADNFIENLKSSNNLFIRKIDDKTNKNILKYINDTYLLALPEINEVERELKRNDYDHKWS; encoded by the coding sequence ATGCAAACTATGGCACTCCAATCCCAACCCTCGACAAGAGCATCACACAGCCCTCTGTCTTCTCAAATCCGAATTGCTTATTTTATCATGATACATCATAAACCTGATACATTTAAGGCAATGTTTGAGAAAATATATACCCGTGATCAGTTTTATCTGATTCACATAGACAGAAAAGCCAAAGAAGAGTTTACTGAAGAAATTCAACAATATCTCATCCATTTTCCCAATGTCTATATTCTGGAGAGTATGAATATTGTAGCAGGGGGATTTAGTATGATTCAGGCTGAACTTAATGCGATGGAATATCTTTTGAATGTAAGCCATGACTGGGATTACTTTATCAACCTGAGTGGTGAAGACTCCCCACTCAAGTCACAAAATATTATCCGTCAATTCCTTACTGTTAATAACGGAAGAAATTATCTTTTTTATTATGACCAAAAATTTTACAGGCCTGATACACTTCAAAGGATACAAAATCATTTTACAGAGCTGACCCATAAAATATCTTCATTTATTTATAAAAGAGAATTTATGACCGAAGTCACACCATATATTGGTGGGAAATGGCTTATCCTTACAAGAGAAACCTGTGTATTTTTAACCAATAATAAAAGGGTAATGGATTTTGAAGATTATTACCTTCACACTCTTTTGCCGGCAGAATCCTTTTTCCAGACAGTACTCCTTAACACAGCCTTTAGTGACATTATTGTGAATGACGATAAAAGAGCAGTCATTGAAAAAACTTTTTTTAATAAAGACCAATACGCGGACAACTTCATCGAAAATCTAAAATCCTCCAACAACCTTTTCATCAGAAAAATAGATGATAAAACAAATAAAAATATTCTAAAATATATTAATGACACTTATCTTCTTGCTTTACCTGAAATTAATGAAGTTGAAAGAGAACTTAAGAGAAATGATTACGACCACAAATGGTCTTAA